One Magnolia sinica isolate HGM2019 chromosome 2, MsV1, whole genome shotgun sequence genomic window, ggatttttattttttatttttataaattttttacacCCATGTGAATCTGTTTGGATTCTGTTGCAATTAGTTTTCTGTTTATAGAAGGGAATCTCACATGGGTATCTTTGTTTTTGaagtttctttgatttttttttttttttggtgaaaatcaatttaattttagtatatgtgtagttgtttttttttttttttttggaaaatcagtgaaatttgggatgttttgaagcaATTTATGCATATTTTTCGATTTCAATGTTCATCAGATTTGGATTAGTTTAAAAAAGGAGtattatgtgggttttttctattatatgtaacagaatctcatttaagtgcttttgcatttatcagttcttcaagtctgtgtaatcatttgatgtgaatccatttggattttactgtaataatttttctattgtcaagaaggaaatcttatatgggtatctctccttttgaactttctttgatttggtgaaaatcaatgtgactttaggatgatgtgtgggctgttttcaattgttttgggatgaaaaaccaatgaaatttgggatgttcttaagcagtttgatgcatattggttgaaaaatgaagtgttatgtagatttattataattttttgtggtttagacGATGGAATCTCATgtgagtgcttttgcatttatcaattcttaaaatttgtgggattacttgatgtgaatcaatgggagtttttgatgattagtagttgcttttgggtgttcttggactgaaaccaatggaatttggggcactttcaagttatttgatgctagttgattgattttagtgttatttggacttggcataattaatggagtgttgtacacatcatttatgttacatgtaagggaatctcatgtgggtacttttgcatttggcagtttttgaagtttatgtgattatgttatattaattgatgggaatttaggatgatgggtacttgtttccgggtttttttttttttgttggaccAAAATCAAGGTAATttgggatgttctcaagcaatttgatgcatatgtattgacccaGATGTTCTTCGTACTTGGATTATCTGaaaaatggagtggtcatgtagatactttctgtttattagtttttgaagtttgtgtttatttgatgaaaatcaatgggacttcaggatgccgggtacttgttttcaggtgttttgattggaactaaggtaattaggggctttttctagttatctgatgcacgttgattgattttaatgtttttcagattttgatTACTTGAAGACATGGGAGATCTATATGGGTTTTCTGTTATTAAAAGGACATCTAATGTGAATACTTCTCCTTTTGCCTGTTTTTGTAGTTTGTGTGATTATGCAGTGAGAATCAATGATAGATTAGGATGATGTgtacttgttttcaggtgttttTTGGACAAAAACCCAATTGAATTTATTGGTTTTTCTTCTctgtttttaattattttctgCACATTGAGTGATTTTGATGTTCTTTTGAATTTCGAATACTTAAAGACAAAGTACTTGTACATCTTTTCTGTTGTATATAAGGAAATCTCATGTGATTACTTTTATTTGTTTTTGAAATGTTCTTGATTATTTGATGAAAATCTATGGGAGTTTAGTGTGATGGATACTTGTTTTCAGTGATTTTTGTGCTGAGAGATATGGAGTTTTCGGTGTTTCAAGTTATTTAATGAATATCCATTGATTTTGTTATTTAGATTTTCAATTATTCTACACTGTTTTGGTTGATAGGTTGTTCTCTCCAACAGCTGATGCGTATGATTTCATACATGTGGGAACCAATTATAGGGTCATGCTCATTATCCAACATACAGTTGATGGTGCTTTCAAACATATGGACTATAGTTtgttgatcctaaccatccatgatAAGGCCCATCCtatagacagtttggatcattgaaacaggTCCCCCATAATGGAAAATCCTGCATGTCAGCAAACAGTACATTTGCTTAGAAGCAGAATTTCCTGCAAAAATCTTCATTCATTAGAGCATTGTCCAACCATCTCCTCTCGTGTATGTCCCAAAacatgaccaatcacatgaatttttgtttttgttttacaaAATCATAATCATAAAGTGACAAAGGATGTGCAGGTGCAACCATAGTAATCCACCTGTGGTGCAGCGATGATGCATAGAGTCATGACAAAGTGAGTCTTCTTGGGAAAACCCCATGGAGAGGATGAATTGTGTAATGCGTGAATCTCCATACCAGTTGAAGCTCTAAGCCGCATGATCAGATGAAGTCATATATCAAATGGTCTGAAAACAATTGTAGATTTTTTTCTAGGAAGGAGCTAGGATGCACCCAGAGGTCGCTTTTTTGAATTGATAAGGTAGATATGTATGATTCCAATAGAGTTAAGTTTGCAATGATATTTTCATGTTTTACAATCTTTTTCGATATAGAAGCCTGAATTTGGAAAATGGTTTATCTGCGACTGAGAAGTGTTATTTATATTAATAGTAGAACAGTAGTGAGTTTCTGAAGATTTGGATATCATTCAAAGCATTTCCCTCCTTTTTGCCATGTAATGGATAGTTGTAGAAAATTGATCTGTAATGTTTTCCCGgaatatttaatggtaatcttttttttttttttttttttcatggaaacTCAAATGCATTCCCATAATGATCCACCAATATCTCACGTGTATTTATTTTGTATTGGTGaattgtggggcctacattgtGACTTTAACATGGTCTTACAGCAGATAAGAGGGTTCATGGAGACATCATCACGGGCAGAAACCCCTGGTCCAAAACTGCAGTTTTCAAGAGAAATGGACTTATTTCTGGCAGTGCAAAGTTTGTTTTGATGAATTATTTAAAAGTGGAATGTGGAGTTCTAGTCCTTTGTTTTCTTGTACGGTCTCTAGCAGAGCATGTGGAAAATGTTGGAGATGTATGATGAAGTGACTGTTTGATTGGAGCTAAAATTATCGTCTTCTGGAGGGCGCAGTCGTTTTTTGGTTTCTGCACGTCGTTGTTATTGCATACTTACCAGGGTACCTTTTTTTGAGCTACACTATGAGATGCTGAACAGGTCTGCATCATTGTTACAATGTTAAGAGTGCACTATTTATAAGCAATGTTCCATCAAGAATATCATTTATAAGTTATTACaatgtcttttattttttattttttatttttctttctataaTTTATTCTATTCATTACAATTTTCTTTCATGGACACAGTATAATTGCACAGGAGCGTCTCGAAAGGATAACTGAGTTTGTTAGTGAAATGGCTCTCTCAGATTATGTTCCATCAGTGATTAGAATGCAAGATCAAATGACTGAGAACTGTGATTCCCCTATAACGGAGGGTTCAGCAGATTGGATGACTTCTACAATACCCGTTGACAGTATATTAGGTCTTACTGCAGCTGCAGTAGGCCTCATATCAGATAATGAGGTCCATTCGTTTTCACTTAGGCAATTGGAGCATCAGTCTCCTGAAAGTGTTTCTACCAGAGAGGCTTCTGATTTAAGTCAAGGAAGAGAACTGGACGAAGATACCAGAAAGAATTGCAACATTTTGATGATTATGCATCTGGGACCCTTGGATCTCGCTCTGATAGTTTTGAAAGAATGAGTGGGATCTATGAAAATGGTCAAACTTCACCAGAGCTTGGCACATTTCACAGCACTCTCGGCAACAAGTTAGAGCGTGTTGGAAGTTCAGAGTCGTTATTCAGGTGGTAAAATTTTCCgatactttatttattttttaatatatgctTATATATTAGAGCGTGTTGGAAGTTCAGGTATTCAGAATAAGCAAATTCTGTTGTTGATCCTTTTGGCAAGTTTCTGTGCAAATATTCAGCCCCATTTGACAGGGAATAATCCTTGTCCCCTGAAATATGGAGATCCCTACCTCCCTTAATACACAATTTTGTTTTCTGAATTCCATTACCATGTTCTCCCCTGAAATAGTTAAGGCATAACATCTAATGGCCCCACCCTCCTACCTTTAATACCTGCACCTTGTACATCAAATGGCCTACCTTCTCTACTTAACCCCATCTTTAACCTATCAAACTTTCATCAATGTCTAGCCATGAAAGTTAatactttcttctttctcttttcttcccatgTCAAAAGCCTCCCAAGAAAAAAGCTAAGAAAGTAGCAGCTGCTCCTAAGGCATCTTCTTCGAAGAGGAAATCCAAGGATGGAGATGAAGATGGTTCAAAGAAGAGAAAACCGAAGAAGAAAAAGGATCATAATGCACCAAAGAGAGCTATGTCTGCTTTCATGTTCTTCTTACAAGCCGAAAGAGATGTAAGTTGTTTTTGGTATGCCATGTTGGTTTTTGCTTCTTGTTGCCTTTAAAAGTTGTTTTTGGTATGCCATGCTGGTTTTTGCTTCTTGAGGCTCAAATTGCAAAGGTGAAAGAAGAAGCTTTTAGCAGGAAAGAGATTCTATAGAAGGTTGAATGTTGGTACTCACAAACCATAgatatttctttctttcatcatgGCACACACATACAAACTGATCTATGTGCTAATTATGTAACTTGAATGTAAGAAATTATCTCTATTTCGCATATGCTGCAGAGAAAACTCGAGGACACTGAACATGCATTATGTGACCTTGAAGAAAGATATAGACAAGCAAACTCCACTATTAAAGAAAAGGAATACCTGATTGCATTATGTGCATGTACTAGGCATTGGGATGTAGAATATTTGGGTATTGTTGCACGAGTAAAAAGTGTGAAGCAGTTACTAATAACAGTCACGTGGGAGTATGTGAAGAAGAGATTGAACCAGCTATTCTTCTCATTTCATCTCCTATGGTATACATGTTCCCCATCTTAATATGAAAAAACTGCATTTATTTGAAACACTTGGTTACTGTTTTAGCCTGCTTTAGCACTTGGATGGTCTCAAATTCATGGCAATGCATTTGCTTCTCTCAAATtccatgtatgatagtgatgctaattttttgtttttgtgttacCATTTTACATTTGAACCATGACCATATGCAATCTGAGGTGTGGGGAGGCTCATGAGGTCCCTTGGAGATCTTTCTCAGTTGTCTCTAGGATCCCTGGATTAAGCTGAGAAAATGACCTATTGCAGAACATGTATGAGGACGGAGATGACATTTGTATACAAGGTTGGTCATCTTCTGCACAATGTGTATCAATCATTTACTTTGTGCTTCCACAAAAATTGGACACATGCCATGATGGTTTGTGATCTAAATTTTTGGTGAGGAAACTTGTTTGACAGTCATGGTCTGCTACAGCGGTTGAGGCCACATGCACGCACATGTTGAAGGTGATACTTTTGTGCTTCTGTATTAtatgtatgcaactgatgcttgatgtggaaatTTGGCCCCTTTGAACCTTCcgtaattgcataagtggctgaaccagctctgtatgttacacaatttgtcatccactagtttctgtaaatgaagataagaggattgatcttaacagtatggtcgtcatgcacatatacagaaaatgcttgcaatgaatgtttatgagtactaggtggcctattaatgaaaacaatgtctccgtccataatatgcctgtttatgatttgaccaactttcaaatatgtatgtccttttgaaccttccctaattgcataagtggctgaaccatctctttATTTTAagcataatttgtcatccactagtttctgtaaatgaagataagaggattgatcttaacagtatggtcgtcatgcacatagacagaaaatgcttgcaatgaattttaTTTTGTCCCTTTTCTTTTGCTACTAGTGCATCCTACCTTTATTATCCTCAGGTCtcgaatatcagcctgatccagaactAAGTTGGGCCACAACATAGGGAACAAATTGGGTGGAAATGCTCACCCTTAATGCGCACCAATGCCCATCCGAGTTTCAAAACAGCcccattttttccttcatccagaccagatgaagggtttgaatggcctggatgacatatacacaactaTCTTCcatgaatctttttttttttttctgattttttttttttaaatttcttattgTGCTTTCAGAAGCAAATGACAGGGAAGCTGCAAAGGCTGCTGAATAGCTGCAATCCGTAGGAATTTCTGGCTGTTGCGAtggtgcagcagcagcagcagctactTCAGGTATGCAGATATTTTACCTTGTGTTATTGGATTTGGTTTTCTGGTATTTCTTGGAAAACTATTTTGATATTTGTTTAAATcttaaatttatattaaaaaaacttCATGTGCACGATGCTTGTTAGGCTTAGACATATTGACAAGTGTTGGCACAGTGTTGGTAAGTCATAATGCTGTCATTCAATTGATTCCTGAAAATTATTTTAGTTTGTAGATTCTAATATTCAAAGGAGTCAATgcattcttttttaaaatatgattCAAATTTATTGCCCTGAATGTCATCTGGATCTTATTTAACAAGTCAATTTATTAGCATTTGGAAGCAAGGCAATGGCATACAATTGAATGAACAGTTTTTCCAATTTATGTACTTGCTAGCTACTTCAACAACGACAACCTATTCCAATTTATTAGCATTTATGTACTTGCTAGCTACTTCAACAACTACATGTGCGCGGGCTTGTCTTCCTAGACAAAGTCGGTTTAGGTTTTCCATCAGATCCTCCCTTGTGAAGctgtagagttttttttttttaggtttcctTTCCTGTTTTTCTATCAGATCCGCCCGAAGGCATCTTGTAAGTTGTACAGCTTTTCTATCAATGATATggttcctttaaaaaaatatcatttaagttgctatgaaattaaaaaaaaaacctatcggGTAAAATTACAGCCAGGCTTTTCGGCTCCGAAATGGTgaatttgttgattttttttaattttttttaattttttatttttaaaaaaaaccctttttCTGGTCATTATATTTTGCCTATATCTTTATTGATGTCTGGAAACAATGTTGTATATCCCAGTATACAAGTAATCTTAGGGATGAGATTCTGCTACATTTTCTTTCTCGTGGTTTGCtaaattttctattaaaatcTTGTATCGGacaatataggaaatagtggtggtaGGTGGGATAGACAGGCATATGTTGTATGGAATGTGGAGTCCATTATGACCCTATTTTGATGATTGGCTGAGGTCTTGAATCATTTTATCAATCTACCTTTTAAAATTCAACCCTGAATTGTTGAGACAAGGCTATCAGTAACTTACCATCCATTAAGCTGTGTAAATATTACTTATATATCgtacatatatatgtaacatataacaAGCACTCAACTGTATGTGCATAGTTCAGCCACATTTCAGTTATGTACTAACAAGTTTCTTCTCTTTAGTCAACAAACAGTACAATCTAGAATGCTAAAAAACATAGTGGATCCCCATCCACAACGGAATGAAccatttggatggttgggattgcttgatcagtgtgattatAGAGATGCTCCATCCACAACGGAATGGACCATTTGGATGGTCTAATAGCTGTACATCACTGTCACATATGAGGATTGATGAACCATTACCAATATTTATACTGTGAAAAACTAACATAGAGTATGCTTCTATATTTATTAATGAAAAATATGACAGGGGAAACAGGTAACATGAAATAATGGGTAAAAACATTCACTGATGATAAGTGTTACTGATTGCAGCCTGttcacaaatggatggtttgtcacatttatttttcatgcttacaTAATGGGATACCAAAGGTCATATGTTTTTCAGTCATATTACATGCACAATAAGCTTGAGCTTATGTAGAAtattttagggtgcatttggaattTCCTGTTCTCACACATGATTCACTATCATCCAAACACATGTGAGGTATGTTTAGTGTCTCCCAGTACATACTCTCCTCTGATTTGGgtggaaaaagcaagaaaaaggaAGCCAGCTTCATGCAAGTTCTGTTTTCGTTGCCTTCCCAACTGCTAATTGCAAGTTTGCTTGGAAGTCCCTCAGAAACACAAAGTTGTTGCTATATCCAAATGCAAGTATTGATACTTCTATCATAATTTTTTAAACGCACATGTTATactaaagaaatatatatttgtattgTAGCATAGCTTATTAAAAAATAACTGTACAGATGTATTTGTGCATTATTGGTTCTTTTTGTTGCTAATTTTGATACTCGTTTCACATATTTGCATCTTGGTTTTTGCTTCTTgttgcctttaaaagtttttgttATGCCATGCATGTGCTTTTCGatctattgtgtagacttaccttctcaaagtTTTTGGTATGCCATGCATGcgttgatcttaacagtatggtcgtcatgcacatagacagaaaatgcttgcaatgaatgtttatgagtggtaggtagcctattaatgaaaacaatgtctccgtcctTAATAcgcctgtttatgatttgaccaactttcaaatatgtaagtccttttgaaccttctctaattgcataagtggctgaaccatctctgtatgttacacattatttgtcatccactagtttttgTAAATGATCCATGTTGTATGCCGTGACCTTCTCTTCAAATGTGATCTTTTGAGCAATTTCTAATGGTAAACCGATTTCATGAATCCAATCCTTGAAAAAGGTGGGAATCACCAGGAAGGTGAATTGTCATGAAATCAACTCATATCTGTTATTGGGTGAGCCACACCTATACACTAAGTCATACCATCAACTGTCTATTGATTTAGTTGTCCTGCCTGATGAGTGGGTCAGCCTTATTTTCCCACCAGGTGATcgtcatggtatggcccaccttattatCCTACATATGTGATGCATTAGTGGAAAATAAAGGGCTGTGTTGGAAGTTCTCATAGGCTTTTTgtgattattttttattgaatctaagtattttaattcaattgcaatagtgcatccaaacaaggCCTGGTGATTTACCCTTCTCTGTTTCTTCATGCTGTTTCTACTGTACTCTCCCCCACCAATGTATCCAATGGTTGTAGACTCCTTCGCTAGTTTTGCTCattttagaaaatggtggtgactcatccttctcacatgtggcactgatgtGCAGTtatcagaccgtccaaattgtggggctaattgtggatggatcatatatCTACAATCACATTGAtggagcaatcctaaccatccattaatAGCTATTAAATGTATGGTTAAGAGTAAAATAGCTAGCTAGTCAAATTCGAAGGAAAAATAGGATGGCTTATATGAGAAAGACTCTCATACAGTTAGTTGgatccaactatcaggtggggCGTGGGGCCCACGATGCATTTGCATGACATCTGGCCTGTTCAGCAAGTTGTCTCACCATGAAAATGATATACCCCAAAAGTTAGGTGGATCCAACTAATCAGGTGggacactatagaaaacaatgaacaaTCGTCCAAGAAACTCCACATTCATGTCTggacaattttcttcttttttgtgcaAAACATGGTTCGGGGATTTGGGAAAAAGCCGAACAGATACTTATTTGCATTTGTACACTTCTTTTTATTGCTTTTGCTTGGATAATGCATGTTGACAGAGAGTCAGGAGAGTACTACTGATATTTACTTGCAGCTtgtattttgtttctttgtttgAATGATTGATTTTGGATGTCGTATGCGGTAGAGATTTAGGAGAATAAGGACATATATTTATGGACACTTCTATGTTTTATCTTTTGGTTGGGTATTATTCTTTTATCTTTTCGTATATATTTACAAGAAAGAAAGATTGGGACTTGTGtgcatttttatgcatttcttcTTTCTGTTGGATATTGCATATTCATTGAGAGTTAAGAGAAAGCATGGGAAATACCTTGTATTTATTGTGAATGGACCCTTGAAGAATATGTGCCACATTTTTATACTACTTTTTTCTGGGCACAAcatgtttttgtatttttatacttttttttttccttttggtcTTCCGCATTAACATCTGTGGAGATTTAGGAGACTGGTAGGATTTTgactactcttttttttttttcttttaaaaaaaaaaaaaaccttctctTTGGGGTATTGCAAGCCTTTGAAGATTGAGTGGAAACAAGAGTTAGACATTACACTCCTAATCGGGTGCATATGTGTTTTGGTTGTTGGATAGCTGATTAGAATAATACCAGACATCTATGCTTcttcgccccccccccccccccacacacacacacacaaaagaagagAAAGTTTAGcagattttatgattttgttcCTAATTCTTCCTATGTAATTGCCCCTGTCACACATTTCAGGTCCTTTCCGTGGCTGTCTATAACCACTACAAAAGGATCTATCACTCATCTGTACAGAAAGGGTTAGTTCTTGTGAACCCACCCATCTACTCTGTTCTCCGCCTCTACTCTTCATAACACATTCattgtgtttcatatccacattgCATGGTTCTGTCCCTTGAGTTGGCATGCATTTGCAATCAGTTAAACATGTTCCTTGGCAATTTAATCCAGAATATGTTGATAAGATATGTTGGTTCCTGTTCCAGGACTGAGGGAGATTTGGGAAGTCCCAAGGCAGAAACTGAGGATGATGATTCGGTGGAGCTAGAGAAAAGCAATGTATTGTTGATGGGTTCAACTGGCTTAGGTATGGCCTCTGCTTT contains:
- the LOC131233993 gene encoding CLP protease regulatory subunit CLPX1, mitochondrial-like, whose translation is MVQQQQQLLQVLSVAVYNHYKRIYHSSVQKGTEGDLGSPKAETEDDDSVELEKSNVLLMGSTGLVTKASALSCLLYGTCSSGGEMNCGYGPITFRLL
- the LOC131226188 gene encoding uncharacterized protein LOC131226188, whose translation is MLNSIIAQERLERITEFVSEMALSDYVPSVIRMQDQMTENCDSPITEGSADWMTSTIPVDSILGLTAAAVGLISDNEVHSFSLRQLEHQSPESVSTREASDLSQGRELDEDTRKNCNILMIMHLGPLDLALIVLKE